A genomic window from Elaeis guineensis isolate ETL-2024a chromosome 3, EG11, whole genome shotgun sequence includes:
- the LOC105041146 gene encoding leucine--tRNA ligase, chloroplastic/mitochondrial isoform X3, with product MQAPIQTRAPLRIQSLPSASTLRFPLPFVVLPRTSRRLVRVRCCAAGGGGNGNNPRSPAQQQRRSYPFDEIEPRWQRYWEENRTFRTPDEVDTSKPKCYILDMFPYPSGAGLHVGHPLGYTATDILSRYKRMQGFNVLHPMGWDAFGLPAEQYAIETGTHPKITTKQNIERFRSQLKSLGFSYDWDREISTTEPEYYKWTQWIFLQLLKKGLAYQAEVPVNWCPALGTVLANEEVVNGVSERGGYPVIRKPMQQWMLKITAYADRLLEDLDELDWPDSIKEMQQNWIGRSEGAELKFSVVSTQGCEHGVELPVYTTRPDTIFGATYLVLAPEHHLLPSLISEAQRESVEEYRDLAAKKSELERTDLQKEKSGVFSGSYAKNPATGEVIPIWVADYVLGSYGTGAIMAVPAHDSRDHEFALKYNIPIIRVVSPFDESCNLGKPYLGDGVMVNSSNSVSGLNINGLSCKDAASEVINWLERTGYGKKKVNYKLRDWLFARQRYWGEPFPVIYLDDTGEVVPLPENELPLTLPELDDFTPTGTGEPPLAKATSWVQTMDPISGRPAKREMSTMPQWAGSCWYYLRFMDPKNSAALVGRAKEGYWGPVDIYVGGAEHSVLHLLYARFWHKVLYDIGVVSTKEPFRCLINQGLILGEVEYMAWRDQEGRLVSADSVSITGNHYQEKIPVDKVTKIGDFYVLKDNPDIRLVARAYKMSKSRGNVINPDDVVCEYGADSLRLYEMFMGPLRDSKTWSTGGIEGVHRFLGRTWRLIVGPPLLDGMYKDGTVATDDKPSFEQLRTLHKCIGKVVEEIQETRFNTGISAMMEFVNSAYKWDTCPKSIIEPFVLLLSPFAPHMAEELWFRLGHSNTLAYEHFPEDLSTRKTIGGSV from the exons ATGCAAGCTCCAATACAAACGCGGGCTCCGCTGCGAATCCAATCCCTCCCCTCCGCTTCCACTCTTCGCTTTCCCCTTCCCTTCGTGGTTCTGCCCCGTACCAGCCGCCGGCTGGTTAGAGTCCGGTGCTGCGCCGCCGGCGGTGGTGGCAATGGCAACAATCCGCGGTCGCCGGCGCAGCAGCAGCGGAGGTCGTACCCATTCGACGAGATAGAGCCGCGGTGGCAGCGGTACTGGGAGGAGAACCGCACGTTCCGGACTCCCGACGAGGTCGACACCTCCAAGCCCAAGTGCTACATCCTCGACATGTTTCCCTACCCCAG TGGAGCTGGATTACATGTGGGCCATCCCCTGGGATATACTGCCACTGACATTCTATCCAGATACAAGCGCATGCAAGGTTTCAATGTTTTACATCCAATGGGATGGGATGCATTTGGGCTTCCTGCTGAGCAGTATGCTATCGAG ACAGGCACTCATCCGAAGATCACAACAAAGCAAAATATTGAACGCTTCAGGTCTCAG CTCAAATCATTAGGTTTCTCATATGATTGGGATCGTGAAATATCCACGACTGAACCAGAGTACTATAAGTGGACACAATGGATTTTTCTTCAGCTGTTGAAGAAAGGACTTGCATACCAG GCCGAAGTACCTGTTAATTGGTGCCCTGCTCTTGGCACTGTTTTGGCAAATGAAGAGGTTGTGAATGGTGTTAGCGAACGAGGGGGTTATCCTGTAATAAGGAAG CCAATGCAGCAATGGATGCTCAAGATAACTGCTTATGCTGATCGTCTTCTTGAAGATCTGGATGAACTCGATTGGCCAGATAGCATTAAAGAAATGCAACAGAATTGGATAGGTCGATCAGAAGGTGCCGAGCTAAAATTTAGTGTTGTTAGTACACAAGGATGTGAACATGGTGTAGAGCTACCTGTCTATACAACCAGACCAGACACCATTTTTGGTGCCAC ATATCTTGTTTTGGCCCCTGAGCATCATCTATTGCCATCATTAATATCTGAGGCCCAACGTGAAAGT GTAGAGGAGTACAGAGATCTTGCAGCGAAAAAAAGTGAACTCGAGAGAActgatcttcaaaaggaaaaatcTGGTGTTTTTAGTGGTTCGTATGCTAAGAATCCAGCTACTGGAGAAGTCATTCCAATATGGGTAGCAGATTATGTTTTAGGAAG TTATGGCACCGGAGCAATTATGGCTGTACCTGCACATGATTCTCGTGACCATGAGTTTGCATTAAAATATAATATCCCGATCATTCGGGTTGTAAGCCCATTTGATGAAAGTTGCAACCTTGGTAAACCATATCTAGGTGATGGTGTCATGGTGAACTCATCTAATTCAGTATCTGGACTGAATATCAATGGCTTATCATGCAAAGATGCTGCTTCAGAAGTCATAAATTGGCTTGAGAGAACAGGTTATGGGAAGAAAAAG GTGAACTACAAGCTGAGGGATTGGCTTTTTGCTAGACAACGCTATTGGGGAGAACCTTTTCCAGTCATTTACCTGGATGATACTGGTGAAGTTGTCCCTCTTCCAGAAAATGAGCTGCCCCTTACTCTGCCTGAATTGGATGACTTCACTCCTACTGGAACAGGGGAACCCCCATTGGCAAAAGCGACATCTTGG GTTCAAACCATGGATCCTATATCTGGGAGACCTGCAAAACGAGAAATGAGTACAATGCCACAATGGGCTGGCTCCTGCTG GTATTATTTGAGATTTATGGATCCAAAAAATTCAGCTGCTTTGGTTGGTAGGGCAAAAGAAGG GTATTGGGGCCCTGTTGATATCTATGTTGGTGGTGCTGAGCATTCTGTCCTGCACTTGCTTTATGCCAGGTTTTGGCACAAG GTCCTCTACGATATTGGTGTAGTTTCCACAAAGGAACCTTTCCGGTGCCTTATAAATCAAGGGCTAATACTTGGAGAG GTTGAATATATGGCATGGCGAGACCAAGAAGGGAGATTGGTTTCTGCTGATTCCGTCAGCATCACAGGCAATCATTATCAAGAAAAGATACCTGTAGACAAG GTTACAAAGATTGGTGATTTTTATGTACTAAAAGATAATCCAGACATTCGTTTAGTTGCTCGAGCCTACAAAATGAGTAAAAGTAGAGGAAATGTCATCAATCCCGATGACGTTGTTTGTGAATATGGTGCAGATTCTCTTCGCTTGTATGAAATGTTCATGGGACCATTAAG AGATTCGAAAACATGGAGTACTGGTGGGATTGAAGGTGTACATCGGTTTCTCGGGAGGACTTGGAGGCTGATTGTGGGCCCTCCCTTACTGGATGGAATGTATAAGGATGGAACTGTTGCCACTGATGATAAGCCAAGTTTTGAACAGCTCCGTACTCTTCACAAATGCATTGGGAAG GTAGTGGAAGAGATTCAAGAAACAAGATTCAATACAGGAATTTCTGCAATGATGGAATTTGTCAATTCTGCTTATAAG TGGGATACTTGTCCAAAATCAATTATTGAGCCATTTGTCTTGTTGCTTTCTCCTTTTGCACCACACATGGCTGAGGAGCTCTGGTTTCGACTGGGACACTCAAATACGTTGGCATATGAACATTTTCCAGAG GATCTCAGCACGAGAAAGACAATTGGCGGCAGTGTTTAG
- the LOC105041146 gene encoding leucine--tRNA ligase, chloroplastic/mitochondrial isoform X2, producing the protein MQAPIQTRAPLRIQSLPSASTLRFPLPFVVLPRTSRRLVRVRCCAAGGGGNGNNPRSPAQQQRRSYPFDEIEPRWQRYWEENRTFRTPDEVDTSKPKCYILDMFPYPSGAGLHVGHPLGYTATDILSRYKRMQGFNVLHPMGWDAFGLPAEQYAIETGTHPKITTKQNIERFRSQLKSLGFSYDWDREISTTEPEYYKWTQWIFLQLLKKGLAYQAEVPVNWCPALGTVLANEEVVNGVSERGGYPVIRKPMQQWMLKITAYADRLLEDLDELDWPDSIKEMQQNWIGRSEGAELKFSVVSTQGCEHGVELPVYTTRPDTIFGATYLVLAPEHHLLPSLISEAQRESVEEYRDLAAKKSELERTDLQKEKSGVFSGSYAKNPATGEVIPIWVADYVLGSYGTGAIMAVPAHDSRDHEFALKYNIPIIRVVSPFDESCNLGKPYLGDGVMVNSSNSVSGLNINGLSCKDAASEVINWLERTGYGKKKVNYKLRDWLFARQRYWGEPFPVIYLDDTGEVVPLPENELPLTLPELDDFTPTGTGEPPLAKATSWVQTMDPISGRPAKREMSTMPQWAGSCWYYLRFMDPKNSAALVGRAKEGYWGPVDIYVGGAEHSVLHLLYARFWHKVLYDIGVVSTKEPFRCLINQGLILGEVEYMAWRDQEGRLVSADSVSITGNHYQEKIPVDKVTKIGDFYVLKDNPDIRLVARAYKMSKSRGNVINPDDVVCEYGADSLRLYEMFMGPLRDSKTWSTGGIEGVHRFLGRTWRLIVGPPLLDGMYKDGTVATDDKPSFEQLRTLHKCIGKVVEEIQETRFNTGISAMMEFVNSAYKWDTCPKSIIEPFVLLLSPFAPHMAEELWFRLGHSNTLAYEHFPEPSISPSPISPTPLSSFWSSRKEHWAAIIHARKRVRLPYHRSVSYQSAPCFRSCPRCPHLTHLRLQHHP; encoded by the exons ATGCAAGCTCCAATACAAACGCGGGCTCCGCTGCGAATCCAATCCCTCCCCTCCGCTTCCACTCTTCGCTTTCCCCTTCCCTTCGTGGTTCTGCCCCGTACCAGCCGCCGGCTGGTTAGAGTCCGGTGCTGCGCCGCCGGCGGTGGTGGCAATGGCAACAATCCGCGGTCGCCGGCGCAGCAGCAGCGGAGGTCGTACCCATTCGACGAGATAGAGCCGCGGTGGCAGCGGTACTGGGAGGAGAACCGCACGTTCCGGACTCCCGACGAGGTCGACACCTCCAAGCCCAAGTGCTACATCCTCGACATGTTTCCCTACCCCAG TGGAGCTGGATTACATGTGGGCCATCCCCTGGGATATACTGCCACTGACATTCTATCCAGATACAAGCGCATGCAAGGTTTCAATGTTTTACATCCAATGGGATGGGATGCATTTGGGCTTCCTGCTGAGCAGTATGCTATCGAG ACAGGCACTCATCCGAAGATCACAACAAAGCAAAATATTGAACGCTTCAGGTCTCAG CTCAAATCATTAGGTTTCTCATATGATTGGGATCGTGAAATATCCACGACTGAACCAGAGTACTATAAGTGGACACAATGGATTTTTCTTCAGCTGTTGAAGAAAGGACTTGCATACCAG GCCGAAGTACCTGTTAATTGGTGCCCTGCTCTTGGCACTGTTTTGGCAAATGAAGAGGTTGTGAATGGTGTTAGCGAACGAGGGGGTTATCCTGTAATAAGGAAG CCAATGCAGCAATGGATGCTCAAGATAACTGCTTATGCTGATCGTCTTCTTGAAGATCTGGATGAACTCGATTGGCCAGATAGCATTAAAGAAATGCAACAGAATTGGATAGGTCGATCAGAAGGTGCCGAGCTAAAATTTAGTGTTGTTAGTACACAAGGATGTGAACATGGTGTAGAGCTACCTGTCTATACAACCAGACCAGACACCATTTTTGGTGCCAC ATATCTTGTTTTGGCCCCTGAGCATCATCTATTGCCATCATTAATATCTGAGGCCCAACGTGAAAGT GTAGAGGAGTACAGAGATCTTGCAGCGAAAAAAAGTGAACTCGAGAGAActgatcttcaaaaggaaaaatcTGGTGTTTTTAGTGGTTCGTATGCTAAGAATCCAGCTACTGGAGAAGTCATTCCAATATGGGTAGCAGATTATGTTTTAGGAAG TTATGGCACCGGAGCAATTATGGCTGTACCTGCACATGATTCTCGTGACCATGAGTTTGCATTAAAATATAATATCCCGATCATTCGGGTTGTAAGCCCATTTGATGAAAGTTGCAACCTTGGTAAACCATATCTAGGTGATGGTGTCATGGTGAACTCATCTAATTCAGTATCTGGACTGAATATCAATGGCTTATCATGCAAAGATGCTGCTTCAGAAGTCATAAATTGGCTTGAGAGAACAGGTTATGGGAAGAAAAAG GTGAACTACAAGCTGAGGGATTGGCTTTTTGCTAGACAACGCTATTGGGGAGAACCTTTTCCAGTCATTTACCTGGATGATACTGGTGAAGTTGTCCCTCTTCCAGAAAATGAGCTGCCCCTTACTCTGCCTGAATTGGATGACTTCACTCCTACTGGAACAGGGGAACCCCCATTGGCAAAAGCGACATCTTGG GTTCAAACCATGGATCCTATATCTGGGAGACCTGCAAAACGAGAAATGAGTACAATGCCACAATGGGCTGGCTCCTGCTG GTATTATTTGAGATTTATGGATCCAAAAAATTCAGCTGCTTTGGTTGGTAGGGCAAAAGAAGG GTATTGGGGCCCTGTTGATATCTATGTTGGTGGTGCTGAGCATTCTGTCCTGCACTTGCTTTATGCCAGGTTTTGGCACAAG GTCCTCTACGATATTGGTGTAGTTTCCACAAAGGAACCTTTCCGGTGCCTTATAAATCAAGGGCTAATACTTGGAGAG GTTGAATATATGGCATGGCGAGACCAAGAAGGGAGATTGGTTTCTGCTGATTCCGTCAGCATCACAGGCAATCATTATCAAGAAAAGATACCTGTAGACAAG GTTACAAAGATTGGTGATTTTTATGTACTAAAAGATAATCCAGACATTCGTTTAGTTGCTCGAGCCTACAAAATGAGTAAAAGTAGAGGAAATGTCATCAATCCCGATGACGTTGTTTGTGAATATGGTGCAGATTCTCTTCGCTTGTATGAAATGTTCATGGGACCATTAAG AGATTCGAAAACATGGAGTACTGGTGGGATTGAAGGTGTACATCGGTTTCTCGGGAGGACTTGGAGGCTGATTGTGGGCCCTCCCTTACTGGATGGAATGTATAAGGATGGAACTGTTGCCACTGATGATAAGCCAAGTTTTGAACAGCTCCGTACTCTTCACAAATGCATTGGGAAG GTAGTGGAAGAGATTCAAGAAACAAGATTCAATACAGGAATTTCTGCAATGATGGAATTTGTCAATTCTGCTTATAAG TGGGATACTTGTCCAAAATCAATTATTGAGCCATTTGTCTTGTTGCTTTCTCCTTTTGCACCACACATGGCTGAGGAGCTCTGGTTTCGACTGGGACACTCAAATACGTTGGCATATGAACATTTTCCAGAG CCTTCCATCTCGCCATCTCCCATCTCTCCCACGCCGCTGAGTTCTTTCTGGTCGTCGAGAAAGGAGCATTGGGCAGCGATCATCCATGCAAGGAAGAGGGTGAGGCTGCCTTATCATCGATCAGTCTCTTACCAATCGGCCCCATGTTTTCGCTCTTGTCCGCGTTGTCCTCATTTGACGCACTTACGCCTTCAACATCATCCTTGA
- the LOC105041146 gene encoding leucine--tRNA ligase, chloroplastic/mitochondrial isoform X1, with protein MQAPIQTRAPLRIQSLPSASTLRFPLPFVVLPRTSRRLVRVRCCAAGGGGNGNNPRSPAQQQRRSYPFDEIEPRWQRYWEENRTFRTPDEVDTSKPKCYILDMFPYPSGAGLHVGHPLGYTATDILSRYKRMQGFNVLHPMGWDAFGLPAEQYAIETGTHPKITTKQNIERFRSQLKSLGFSYDWDREISTTEPEYYKWTQWIFLQLLKKGLAYQAEVPVNWCPALGTVLANEEVVNGVSERGGYPVIRKPMQQWMLKITAYADRLLEDLDELDWPDSIKEMQQNWIGRSEGAELKFSVVSTQGCEHGVELPVYTTRPDTIFGATYLVLAPEHHLLPSLISEAQRESVEEYRDLAAKKSELERTDLQKEKSGVFSGSYAKNPATGEVIPIWVADYVLGSYGTGAIMAVPAHDSRDHEFALKYNIPIIRVVSPFDESCNLGKPYLGDGVMVNSSNSVSGLNINGLSCKDAASEVINWLERTGYGKKKVNYKLRDWLFARQRYWGEPFPVIYLDDTGEVVPLPENELPLTLPELDDFTPTGTGEPPLAKATSWVQTMDPISGRPAKREMSTMPQWAGSCWYYLRFMDPKNSAALVGRAKEGYWGPVDIYVGGAEHSVLHLLYARFWHKVLYDIGVVSTKEPFRCLINQGLILGEVEYMAWRDQEGRLVSADSVSITGNHYQEKIPVDKVTKIGDFYVLKDNPDIRLVARAYKMSKSRGNVINPDDVVCEYGADSLRLYEMFMGPLRDSKTWSTGGIEGVHRFLGRTWRLIVGPPLLDGMYKDGTVATDDKPSFEQLRTLHKCIGKVVEEIQETRFNTGISAMMEFVNSAYKWDTCPKSIIEPFVLLLSPFAPHMAEELWFRLGHSNTLAYEHFPEAKSEYLKESTIVLPVQINGKTRGTILVNEVCSEDDAFRVASLDKKLSKYLLGKTIRKRIYVPGRILNVILDQEKVKS; from the exons ATGCAAGCTCCAATACAAACGCGGGCTCCGCTGCGAATCCAATCCCTCCCCTCCGCTTCCACTCTTCGCTTTCCCCTTCCCTTCGTGGTTCTGCCCCGTACCAGCCGCCGGCTGGTTAGAGTCCGGTGCTGCGCCGCCGGCGGTGGTGGCAATGGCAACAATCCGCGGTCGCCGGCGCAGCAGCAGCGGAGGTCGTACCCATTCGACGAGATAGAGCCGCGGTGGCAGCGGTACTGGGAGGAGAACCGCACGTTCCGGACTCCCGACGAGGTCGACACCTCCAAGCCCAAGTGCTACATCCTCGACATGTTTCCCTACCCCAG TGGAGCTGGATTACATGTGGGCCATCCCCTGGGATATACTGCCACTGACATTCTATCCAGATACAAGCGCATGCAAGGTTTCAATGTTTTACATCCAATGGGATGGGATGCATTTGGGCTTCCTGCTGAGCAGTATGCTATCGAG ACAGGCACTCATCCGAAGATCACAACAAAGCAAAATATTGAACGCTTCAGGTCTCAG CTCAAATCATTAGGTTTCTCATATGATTGGGATCGTGAAATATCCACGACTGAACCAGAGTACTATAAGTGGACACAATGGATTTTTCTTCAGCTGTTGAAGAAAGGACTTGCATACCAG GCCGAAGTACCTGTTAATTGGTGCCCTGCTCTTGGCACTGTTTTGGCAAATGAAGAGGTTGTGAATGGTGTTAGCGAACGAGGGGGTTATCCTGTAATAAGGAAG CCAATGCAGCAATGGATGCTCAAGATAACTGCTTATGCTGATCGTCTTCTTGAAGATCTGGATGAACTCGATTGGCCAGATAGCATTAAAGAAATGCAACAGAATTGGATAGGTCGATCAGAAGGTGCCGAGCTAAAATTTAGTGTTGTTAGTACACAAGGATGTGAACATGGTGTAGAGCTACCTGTCTATACAACCAGACCAGACACCATTTTTGGTGCCAC ATATCTTGTTTTGGCCCCTGAGCATCATCTATTGCCATCATTAATATCTGAGGCCCAACGTGAAAGT GTAGAGGAGTACAGAGATCTTGCAGCGAAAAAAAGTGAACTCGAGAGAActgatcttcaaaaggaaaaatcTGGTGTTTTTAGTGGTTCGTATGCTAAGAATCCAGCTACTGGAGAAGTCATTCCAATATGGGTAGCAGATTATGTTTTAGGAAG TTATGGCACCGGAGCAATTATGGCTGTACCTGCACATGATTCTCGTGACCATGAGTTTGCATTAAAATATAATATCCCGATCATTCGGGTTGTAAGCCCATTTGATGAAAGTTGCAACCTTGGTAAACCATATCTAGGTGATGGTGTCATGGTGAACTCATCTAATTCAGTATCTGGACTGAATATCAATGGCTTATCATGCAAAGATGCTGCTTCAGAAGTCATAAATTGGCTTGAGAGAACAGGTTATGGGAAGAAAAAG GTGAACTACAAGCTGAGGGATTGGCTTTTTGCTAGACAACGCTATTGGGGAGAACCTTTTCCAGTCATTTACCTGGATGATACTGGTGAAGTTGTCCCTCTTCCAGAAAATGAGCTGCCCCTTACTCTGCCTGAATTGGATGACTTCACTCCTACTGGAACAGGGGAACCCCCATTGGCAAAAGCGACATCTTGG GTTCAAACCATGGATCCTATATCTGGGAGACCTGCAAAACGAGAAATGAGTACAATGCCACAATGGGCTGGCTCCTGCTG GTATTATTTGAGATTTATGGATCCAAAAAATTCAGCTGCTTTGGTTGGTAGGGCAAAAGAAGG GTATTGGGGCCCTGTTGATATCTATGTTGGTGGTGCTGAGCATTCTGTCCTGCACTTGCTTTATGCCAGGTTTTGGCACAAG GTCCTCTACGATATTGGTGTAGTTTCCACAAAGGAACCTTTCCGGTGCCTTATAAATCAAGGGCTAATACTTGGAGAG GTTGAATATATGGCATGGCGAGACCAAGAAGGGAGATTGGTTTCTGCTGATTCCGTCAGCATCACAGGCAATCATTATCAAGAAAAGATACCTGTAGACAAG GTTACAAAGATTGGTGATTTTTATGTACTAAAAGATAATCCAGACATTCGTTTAGTTGCTCGAGCCTACAAAATGAGTAAAAGTAGAGGAAATGTCATCAATCCCGATGACGTTGTTTGTGAATATGGTGCAGATTCTCTTCGCTTGTATGAAATGTTCATGGGACCATTAAG AGATTCGAAAACATGGAGTACTGGTGGGATTGAAGGTGTACATCGGTTTCTCGGGAGGACTTGGAGGCTGATTGTGGGCCCTCCCTTACTGGATGGAATGTATAAGGATGGAACTGTTGCCACTGATGATAAGCCAAGTTTTGAACAGCTCCGTACTCTTCACAAATGCATTGGGAAG GTAGTGGAAGAGATTCAAGAAACAAGATTCAATACAGGAATTTCTGCAATGATGGAATTTGTCAATTCTGCTTATAAG TGGGATACTTGTCCAAAATCAATTATTGAGCCATTTGTCTTGTTGCTTTCTCCTTTTGCACCACACATGGCTGAGGAGCTCTGGTTTCGACTGGGACACTCAAATACGTTGGCATATGAACATTTTCCAGAG GCCAAAAGCGAGTACTTGAAAGAGTCGACCATCGTGCTGCCTGTTCAGATCAATGGGAAGACTAGAGGTACCATTTTGGTCAATGAAGTGTGCTCAGAGGATGATGCTTTCAGAGTAGCATCATTGGATAAGAAGCTCTCCAAGTATTTGCTTGGAAAGACAATAAGGAAAAGGATATATGTTCCGGGAAGGATTTTGAATGTTATATTGGATCAAGAGAAGGTAAAGTCTTGA